The Pseudomonas sp. IAC-BECa141 genome contains the following window.
GTTCAACCCTCGCGCCAGACGGTCGCCGCCCAGTTGAATCACCGCCACCAGCGCCACCAGCAGCACGATCACGGTCAGCATGATCTGGCTGTCGAAGCGCTGATAGCCGTAGCGATAGGCGATGTCGCCCAGACCGCCGGCGCCAATCGCTCCGGCCATTGCCGATGAGTTGATCATCGTCACCAGCGTAATGGTGAACCCGCCGACGATGCCCGGCAGCGCTTCGGGCAGCAGCACATGCCAGACGATGTGCCAGCGCCGGCAACCCATGGCCTGCGCGGCTTCGATCAAGCCGTGGTCGACTTCACGCAGGCTTACTTCGGCAATCCGCGCAAAAAACGGCGTGGCCGCGATGGTCAGCGGCACAACGGCCGCCCAGACACCGTAGGTGGTGCCGACGATCAGCCGGGTGAACGGGATCAGTGCCACCATCAGAATCAGGAACGGAATCGAGCGAAACAGGTTCACGAAAGCACCCAACGCACGATTGAGCACTGGCGCCTCGTAGATGCCGCCCTTGTCGCTGGTGACCAGAATCACTGCCATGGGAATCCCGGCGAGCAATGCAATCAGCGATGACACGCCAACCATCAGAAACGTGTCGATGAAACCCTGCAGCAAGCGATCAAACCACATAACCCAGCACCTCCGTGCCTTGTGCCCACTGGCCCGCACGCTGACGCAGTTCCTCGGCGTTCAGCTTCGATCCCGCGACTGCCAGCAGCAATTGTCCGAGTGCATGGCCCTGAATCCGCTCCACGCCCCCCTGCAGCAATTTCACCCGACCACCGAGGGCGGCGAACAGCGCGGCCAGATCCGGTTCATCCTGCTGGCTGCCGGTGAACTGCAAACGCAGCACCACGGCCGCATCGGACGAAGACGGTTGCGCCTGCAAACGGCTCTGCAACTCTTCGGGCAAGGCATGTTGCAGTGGCGCGAGCAATGTCTGGCTGACGTCGTGCTGCGGGTTGCCGAACACTTCCCAGACCGGACCCTGTTCGACGATGCGGCCATGTTCCAGAACGACGACGCGGTCGCAGATTTCCCGGATCACCGCCATTTCGTGAGTGATCAGCACGATGGTCAGGCCCAGGCGTTTGTTGATCTCGCGCAGCAGGCCGAGGATCGACTGTGTGGTTTCCGGATCGAGGGCGGAGGTGGCTTCGTCGCACAGCAGAATGTCCGGGTCGTGCACCAGCGCGCGGGCAATGCCGACGCGCTGTTTCTGCCCGCCCGACAACTGCGCCGGATACGCCTTGTGCTTGGCTTGCAGGCCCACCAGCTCCAGCAGTTCGCAAACCTTTTTTTCCCGTTGCTCCTTCGGGACGCCGGCGACTTTCAGTGGCAGTTCGACGTT
Protein-coding sequences here:
- a CDS encoding methionine ABC transporter permease, which produces MWFDRLLQGFIDTFLMVGVSSLIALLAGIPMAVILVTSDKGGIYEAPVLNRALGAFVNLFRSIPFLILMVALIPFTRLIVGTTYGVWAAVVPLTIAATPFFARIAEVSLREVDHGLIEAAQAMGCRRWHIVWHVLLPEALPGIVGGFTITLVTMINSSAMAGAIGAGGLGDIAYRYGYQRFDSQIMLTVIVLLVALVAVIQLGGDRLARGLNKR
- a CDS encoding methionine ABC transporter ATP-binding protein, giving the protein MTAAIQRRLDLPESPALAQRTELHPELNRAHVRFVGLGKTYDGKQGPVAALQGIDLAIQRGEVFGIIGRSGAGKSSLIRTINRLEQPTSGRVLIDQADIGEYDEDRLVALRRRIGMIFQHFNLMSAKTVWQNVELPLKVAGVPKEQREKKVCELLELVGLQAKHKAYPAQLSGGQKQRVGIARALVHDPDILLCDEATSALDPETTQSILGLLREINKRLGLTIVLITHEMAVIREICDRVVVLEHGRIVEQGPVWEVFGNPQHDVSQTLLAPLQHALPEELQSRLQAQPSSSDAAVVLRLQFTGSQQDEPDLAALFAALGGRVKLLQGGVERIQGHALGQLLLAVAGSKLNAEELRQRAGQWAQGTEVLGYVV